A genomic region of Procambarus clarkii isolate CNS0578487 chromosome 88, FALCON_Pclarkii_2.0, whole genome shotgun sequence contains the following coding sequences:
- the LOC138359069 gene encoding uro-adherence factor A-like, with product MGLVDTEGLVDTVGLVDTEGLVDTVGLVDTVGLVDTVGLVDTVGLVDTGGLVDTEGLVDTVGLVDTGGLVDTVGLVDTEGLVDTVGLVDTVGLVDTEGLVDTEGLVDTGGLVDTVGLVDSVGLVDTVGLVDTVGLVDTVGLVDTEGLVDTVGLVDTVGLVDTVGLVDTVGLVDTVGLVDTVGLVDTVGLVDTEGLVDTVGLVDTEGLVDTVGLVDTVGLVDTGSGRHCGSGRHCGSGRHCGSGRHCGSGRH from the coding sequence ATGGGTCTGGTCGACACTGAGGGTCTGGTCGACACTGTGGGTCTGGTCGACACTGAGGGTCTGGTCGACACTGTGGGTCTGGTCGACACTGTGGGTCTGGTCGACACTGTGGGTCTGGTCGACACTGTGGGTCTGGTCGACACTGGGGGTCTGGTCGACACTGAGGGTCTGGTCGACACTGTGGGTCTGGTCGACACTGGGGGTCTGGTCGACACTGTGGGTCTGGTCGACACTGAGGGTCTGGTCGACACTGTGGGTCTGGTCGACACTGTGGGTCTGGTCGACACTGAGGGTCTGGTCGACACTGAGGGTCTGGTCGACACTGGGGGTCTGGTCGACACTGTGGGTCTGGTCGACTCTGTGGGTCTGGTCGACACTGTGGGTCTGGTCGACACTGTGGGTCTGGTCGACACTGTGGGTCTGGTCGACACTGAGGGTCTGGTCGACACTGTGGGTCTGGTCGACACTGTGGGTCTGGTCGACACTGTCGGTCTGGTCGACACTGTGGGTCTGGTCGACACTGTGGGTCTGGTCGACACTGTGGGTCTGGTCGACACTGTGGGTCTGGTCGACACTGAGGGTCTGGTCGACACTGTGGGTCTGGTCGACACTGAGGGTCTGGTCGACACTGTGGGTCTGGTCGACACTGTGGGTCTGGTCGACACTGGGTCTGGTCGACACTGTGGGTCTGGTCGACACTGTGGGTCTGGTCGACACTGTGGGTCTGGTCGACACTGTGGGTCTGGTCGACACTGA